The following proteins are encoded in a genomic region of Diabrotica virgifera virgifera chromosome 1, PGI_DIABVI_V3a:
- the LOC114335068 gene encoding sodium-independent sulfate anion transporter-like: MHSNDKDNFTDNPQQQYATRNDEAYDNPSFTHSSADISSIHSQRSTPCLGSAYLGPNYLGSNQFIVLDEDNRNTSVSSVIKNIVPWTKNRIRKGFTKKMLYRKLPILDWLPKYNTSYAAGDFIAGITVGLTLIPQGLAYHSIIGLPPQYGLYSSFIGCFIYIIFGSCKDVPFGPSALNAILAAQAVKGRGPEHAILLSFMAGLIQILMGIFGLGFIINFVSGPVSSGFTSAVALIIITSQVKDILGINPKSGTFVESWYNILQELPNTRLWDTVMGITCIILLLLMKSIGTKKLGSDEQKPAAFQKLFNNITWIIGTGRNAILVIICAFIGYVYCSIGEPPFLVIGEVPQGLPRFQPPSFGYTKEVNGTVVQEYTFMEMLSNLGSGIIIVPLVGLLENIAICKAFANGKPVDATQELIALGFCNIGNSFVQGYPGTGALGRSAVNNASGVRTPLGGLYTGILVIVALLFCTEYFYYIPNAVLGAVIIAATIFMIEVKVVKPMWRSKKSCFIIFIVTFIACLVLHLEIGILVGIGINLLLILYHAARPKIFVEKLSTTGGVEYLLLTPDRCLIFPSADYVRHIVTKYGVRQGIPVVIDCSHIYGADFTAATVIETLTSDFAARDQIIFFFNLKPSVCSVFEGLSPKGFVVFYNGNELDDLLLKYVKGENIKGENV; the protein is encoded by the exons GGATAATCCACAACAACAATATGCAACCAGAAACGATGAAGCCTACGACAACCCTAGCTTTACACACTCATCAGCGGATATCTCCTCCATCCACAGCCAGAGAAGTACCCCATGCTTAGGCAGTGCCTATTTAGGACCAAATTATTTAGGAAGTAATCAGTTCATAG ttttAGATGAAGACAACCGAAATACCTCAGTTTCGTCTGTCATAAAAAACATAGTCCCATGGACCAAGAACCGAATAAGGAAAGGCTTCACGAAAAAGATGCTGTACAGGAAGCTTCCCATTCTCGATTGGCTTCCAAAGTACAACACCAGTTATGCTGCTGGTGATTTTATAGCTGGTATAACAGTGGGTCTTACTCTAATACCACAA ggtTTAGCATATCACAGTATTATCGGCTTACCGCCCCAATATGGTTTGTACAGTTCGTTCATAggatgttttatttatattatcttTGGCAGTTGTAAAGATGTGCCATTCGGACCCTCAGCGTTGAACGCCATATTGGCAGCGCAAGCTGTCAAAGGAAGAGGACCAGAACATGCAATCTTGCTCTCGTTCATGGCTGGATTGATACAAATATTGATGGGAATCTTTGGTCTAG GTTTTATCATAAACTTCGTATCTGGTCCAGTATCGTCAGGATTCACCTCTGCTGTAGCTCTGATAATCATAACCTCCCAGGTGAAAGATATTCTAGGAATCAATCCAAAAAGTGGCACCTTTGTGGAATCGTGGTACAACATTTTGCAGGAACTACCCAACACCAGATTGTGGGACACTGTAATGGGCATAACATGTATTATTTTGCTGCTGCTGATGAAG TCAATCGGTACCAAAAAGCTTGGATCTGACGAACAAAAGCCGGCAGCAttccaaaaattatttaacaacaTCACGTGGATCATTGGCACCGGTCGTAATGCCATTCTGGTGATCATCTGTGCATTTATAGGTTACGTATACTGCTCCATAGGAGAACCTCCATTTTTGGTCATCGGAGAGGTGCCACAAGGATTGCCTAGATTCCAACCACCATCATTTGGATACACCAAAGAAGTCAATGGAACGGTAGTGCAAGAATACACCTTCATGGAAATGCTGTCCAATTTGGGAAGTGGTATAATTATTGTACCGTTGGTAGGATTGCTAGAGAATATAGCCATTTGTAAAGCTTTTG CAAACGGAAAGCCCGTAGATGCCACCCAAGAGCTGATAGCACTCGGTTTCTGTAACATCGGCAACTCCTTCGTCCAGGGCTATCCAGGAACTGGTGCTTTGGGGCGCagtgctgtcaataatgccagtGGCGTACGCACTCCTCTTGGAGGATTGTACACTGGGATTCTTGTGATTGTAGCTTTGTTGTTTTGCACAGAATATTTCTACTATATCCCGAATGCAGTGCTTGGTGCTGTCATCATAGCCGCTACTATCTTTATGATTGAAGTGAAAGTTGTAAAGCCCATGTGGAGATCAAAAA AAAGCTGTTTCATCATTTTCATCGTTACTTTCATTGCCTGCTTGGTGCTTCATTTGGAAATTGGTATACTGGTGGGAATCGGTATCAATTTGCTGCTGATATTGTACCATGCGGCAAGACCAAAAATATTCGTGGAAAAATTAAGT ACTACTGGAGGCGTAGAATACCTGCTTCTAACCCCGGACCGATGTCTGATCTTCCCTTCGGCTGACTATGTCCGCCATATTGTAACCAAATACGGGGTTCGTCAAGGGATTCCCGTGGTCATCGATTGCTCGCACATCTACGGCGCAGATTTTACCGCAGCCACAGTGATTGAAACGCTAACTTCCGACTTCGCCGCCAGGGACCAAATCATCTTCTTTTTTAACCTCAAACCGTCGGTGTGTTCGGTATTTGAAGGGCTCTCTCCGAAAGGCTTCGTGGTATTTTACAACGGCAACGAACTCGATGATTTGTTGCTGAAGTACGTTAAAGGAGAGAATATCAAAGGAGAAAATGTATAA